One Candidatus Bathyanammoxibius amoris DNA segment encodes these proteins:
- a CDS encoding EAL domain-containing protein — MESEKINVLLIEDNPGDARLVKEMLAEARDEPFKLEWVGRLSGGLERLEKGEINLVLLDLGLPDSVGLDTFRGVHEKAPELPIVVFSGSNDETMAIEAVKQGAQDYLVKGNVDTSLLVRSMRYAVERKKAEEKIKYMAYHDALTGLSNRKHFRESLDQALEHARRTGRMLAVIFLDLDRFKVINDTLGHDIGDLLLQSAAGRLKSCVRKEDTVARQGGDEFTLLIVEVPHVEDVVGIAGKIIESIKQPYMLEGHELFITTSMGVAFFPNDGEDAETLLKNADTAMYRAKEEGRDKYQLYSPSMHTNVLEKLELENSLRRALKNQELMVYYQPLVNLNTGEIVGMEALARWRHNQRGIVAATEFIPLAEDIGLIIPIGEWVLRTACKQNKAWQEAGLPPVCVAVNLSAHMFQKQGLPEVVGRVLKDTGLPPSLLELEITETVLMKDLEAGARTLAELKDMGVHVAIDDFGTGYSSLSYLTRLPVDKLKIDQSFVRDLTIHPDNDAVVKATVAMAHSLKLKAVAEGVETPAQLEFLRSAKCDEIQGTLFNKPVPPEEFEKLLREGKRLSSVLEHGVGN; from the coding sequence ATGGAGAGCGAAAAGATTAACGTGCTACTGATAGAAGACAATCCGGGCGACGCCCGTCTTGTAAAGGAGATGCTGGCAGAGGCGCGTGACGAGCCGTTTAAACTGGAGTGGGTAGGCCGTCTCTCCGGGGGGCTGGAACGTCTTGAGAAGGGCGAGATAAACCTTGTCCTCTTAGACCTCGGACTGCCGGACAGCGTCGGGCTGGACACCTTCCGCGGTGTCCACGAAAAGGCGCCGGAACTGCCGATAGTAGTGTTCAGCGGTTCGAACGATGAGACGATGGCGATTGAGGCGGTGAAACAGGGGGCACAGGACTATCTGGTCAAGGGGAATGTGGACACCAGTCTGCTGGTCCGCTCCATGCGCTATGCTGTCGAGCGCAAGAAGGCCGAGGAAAAGATTAAATACATGGCCTATCACGACGCCCTGACCGGGCTGTCAAACCGGAAACACTTCAGGGAGAGTCTTGACCAGGCACTGGAGCACGCAAGGCGTACCGGACGGATGTTGGCCGTTATATTCCTCGACCTGGACCGCTTCAAGGTCATTAATGACACGCTGGGGCACGACATAGGGGACCTGCTGCTGCAGAGCGCCGCGGGCAGGCTCAAAAGCTGTGTGCGTAAGGAGGATACTGTCGCCCGTCAGGGAGGTGATGAATTTACTCTGTTAATAGTTGAGGTCCCCCATGTGGAGGACGTGGTCGGTATTGCCGGTAAAATTATAGAATCCATCAAGCAGCCGTATATGCTCGAAGGCCATGAACTCTTTATTACCACCAGCATGGGGGTTGCCTTCTTCCCGAATGACGGCGAAGACGCTGAGACACTGTTAAAGAATGCTGATACCGCCATGTACCGGGCGAAAGAGGAGGGGAGGGATAAGTACCAGCTGTATTCACCGAGTATGCATACCAATGTGCTTGAGAAACTGGAACTGGAAAACAGCCTGCGACGCGCTCTGAAAAATCAGGAACTTATGGTATACTACCAGCCTCTGGTGAATCTCAACACCGGGGAGATTGTCGGCATGGAGGCCCTGGCACGCTGGCGGCACAACCAGAGGGGTATTGTAGCGGCGACGGAATTTATCCCGCTGGCGGAGGATATCGGGCTTATTATACCCATCGGGGAGTGGGTGCTGCGGACTGCGTGTAAGCAAAATAAGGCCTGGCAGGAGGCCGGGCTTCCGCCCGTATGCGTGGCGGTGAACCTTTCGGCCCATATGTTCCAGAAACAGGGTCTTCCAGAAGTAGTCGGCCGCGTATTGAAAGATACCGGTCTGCCCCCCAGTCTTCTTGAACTTGAGATAACGGAGACCGTCTTGATGAAAGACCTGGAAGCCGGTGCCAGGACCCTGGCCGAATTAAAAGACATGGGGGTACACGTGGCTATAGACGATTTTGGTACCGGGTATTCTTCGCTGAGCTATCTGACACGCCTGCCGGTAGACAAGTTGAAGATCGACCAGTCTTTTGTGCGTGACCTTACGATACATCCTGACAACGACGCAGTCGTGAAGGCGACGGTTGCCATGGCGCACAGCCTGAAGCTGAAGGCCGTTGCCGAAGGTGTGGAGACCCCGGCACAACTGGAGTTTCTGCGCTCGGCAAAGTGTGACGAGATACAGGGGACGCTGTTCAACAAACCGGTCCCGCCGGAGGAGTTTGAAAAACTACTGAGAGAGGGTAAGCGCTTGTCGTCAGTCCTGGAACATGGGGTGGGGAATTAA
- a CDS encoding DNA adenine methylase, which translates to MKKITSPLRYPGSKNNLVKYIKKVLDFNEFKPDVLVEPFVGGGSVSLNFLLNNWVNKVIIADKDRLIYSFWKVVFNDPKCLIKFIKNVDINVENFCKYKKIATSKEASNKKFAEACIFLNRTSFSGILKDSTGPIGGKKQNAKYKINCRFNRKLLIEKIKYISHFKNRVIVLPYGWEKTIRYAEKVKQNNKIFFYFDPPFYKKGNRLYRHYFNEKEHLELSKAIKRLKNKWILSYDKAQEIKKMYRIYRGCIRSGFAFPYSINSPARRMEEEYFITPFKKPAKRYLIKDDINF; encoded by the coding sequence ATGAAAAAAATCACAAGCCCATTAAGATACCCTGGATCTAAAAACAATTTAGTTAAATATATTAAGAAAGTTTTGGATTTTAATGAATTCAAGCCTGACGTTTTAGTAGAACCCTTTGTTGGTGGGGGAAGTGTTTCATTAAATTTTTTATTAAATAACTGGGTGAATAAAGTTATTATTGCCGACAAAGATCGGTTAATATATAGTTTTTGGAAGGTTGTATTTAACGATCCTAAATGTTTAATAAAATTTATCAAGAATGTAGATATAAATGTTGAAAACTTTTGCAAATATAAAAAAATAGCAACAAGTAAAGAGGCAAGTAATAAAAAATTCGCGGAGGCATGTATATTTTTAAACAGAACAAGTTTTTCAGGGATTTTAAAAGATAGCACTGGGCCGATAGGCGGAAAGAAGCAAAACGCAAAATATAAAATAAATTGTAGGTTTAATAGAAAATTATTGATTGAAAAAATAAAATACATTTCTCACTTTAAGAATCGGGTGATTGTCTTGCCGTATGGCTGGGAAAAAACGATTAGATATGCTGAAAAGGTAAAACAAAATAATAAGATATTTTTTTATTTTGACCCCCCCTTTTACAAAAAGGGTAATCGTTTGTACAGGCATTATTTTAACGAAAAAGAGCATTTAGAATTAAGCAAGGCAATTAAACGCCTGAAAAATAAATGGATTTTGAGTTATGATAAAGCACAGGAGATAAAGAAAATGTACAGGATATACAGAGGGTGTATACGCTCCGGTTTTGCCTTTCCGTACTCAATAAATTCACCTGCAAGAAGAATGGAAGAAGAATATTTTATTACCCCATTTAAAAAACCAGCTAAACGATATTTAATAAAAGACGATATAAATTTCTAA
- a CDS encoding HD domain-containing protein has protein sequence MHRNFFGGLFGGSFDGKGVVFVSDPFFDEIGLNNAEKERLLLSEKYATKSSDGLRRRPEVEDDLRGAFSRDADRILHSGAYTRYIDKTQVFYLVPHDHITHRVLHVQLVSKISRVIGRAMGLNEDLIEAVALGHDLGHCAYGHDGEDYLSALCVEHGIGMFVHSVQGVRFLNRIEWQGRGMNLTLQVLDGILCHDGESDLLTLKPYRNKTWTDHERELKEKMDESVRAKPLPMTLEACVVRLADGISYVGRDIQDAITLSLIGRKDIPADCVETLRIDPDKIVATLVNTLVRDLIRNSLDRDRAAFSRHVSKAFVKLKNFNYENIYKNPRIKTQAQKIQKIFRFMFESFIKHVEQGNEDSRIFKDFLDNKNDDYSRNTQPAEKVRDFIAGMTDNYFIDCFEELPSRPEGLTPPEPFGYIIP, from the coding sequence ATGCACCGGAATTTTTTTGGCGGTCTTTTTGGCGGTTCTTTTGACGGAAAAGGGGTGGTATTCGTGTCTGACCCGTTCTTCGATGAGATAGGTCTAAATAATGCGGAGAAAGAGCGGCTGCTGCTATCCGAAAAATACGCAACCAAAAGTTCCGACGGCCTTCGCAGGCGCCCGGAGGTGGAGGACGACCTGCGGGGCGCATTTTCACGTGACGCCGACCGTATACTCCACTCCGGCGCATACACAAGGTACATAGACAAGACCCAGGTTTTTTACCTCGTCCCCCACGACCATATCACCCACCGGGTGCTCCACGTCCAGCTTGTATCGAAGATATCCCGGGTGATCGGGCGGGCCATGGGGCTCAACGAAGACCTGATAGAGGCCGTCGCGCTGGGACACGACCTGGGACACTGCGCCTACGGCCATGACGGTGAAGACTATCTCTCCGCACTGTGCGTGGAACACGGCATCGGCATGTTCGTTCATTCCGTCCAGGGCGTCCGCTTCCTGAACAGGATTGAATGGCAGGGCAGGGGCATGAACCTGACCCTGCAGGTACTCGACGGCATCCTCTGCCACGACGGGGAGAGCGACCTGCTCACACTTAAACCATACCGCAACAAAACATGGACCGACCACGAAAGAGAGTTGAAAGAAAAGATGGACGAAAGCGTACGGGCGAAGCCCCTGCCCATGACCCTTGAGGCGTGTGTGGTCAGGCTGGCGGACGGTATCAGCTATGTGGGACGAGACATTCAAGACGCCATCACCCTGAGCCTTATCGGACGGAAAGACATCCCCGCCGACTGTGTAGAGACCCTCCGCATAGACCCCGACAAGATAGTCGCAACACTGGTAAACACCCTGGTCAGGGATTTAATCAGGAACAGCCTGGACAGGGACCGCGCGGCCTTTAGTAGACATGTCTCTAAAGCTTTCGTTAAGCTGAAAAATTTCAACTACGAGAACATTTACAAAAACCCCCGGATAAAGACGCAGGCACAAAAGATACAAAAAATCTTCCGGTTTATGTTCGAGTCCTTCATCAAACACGTAGAGCAGGGCAATGAAGATTCCCGCATATTCAAAGACTTTTTGGATAATAAGAACGACGACTATTCGCGTAACACCCAACCGGCGGAAAAAGTCAGGGACTTTATCGCGGGTATGACGGACAATTACTTTATCGACTGCTTTGAGGAACTGCCCTCCCGGCCCGAAGGCCTGACACCGCCGGAACCATTCGGCTACATAATTCCATGA
- a CDS encoding PEGA domain-containing protein, giving the protein MLSFLNNNSRYFQLCACLALIILSGAGCVTRTLTIKTDPPGAQVFVDNELIGESPVVMEFTYYGTRKIVIEKRDKDGTLEYERETLYAKIDTPYYQRFPIDFFSEVIVPMKIEDDHFLSIKLRKKKFVPLVEVKERLEREAAELRVKAFSTEIP; this is encoded by the coding sequence ATGTTGTCTTTCTTGAACAATAACAGCAGGTATTTTCAGCTATGTGCATGCCTGGCGCTTATTATCCTGAGCGGTGCCGGATGCGTGACCAGGACGCTTACCATCAAGACAGACCCTCCGGGAGCGCAGGTATTCGTCGATAACGAGCTGATCGGCGAGAGCCCGGTGGTGATGGAGTTTACCTACTACGGCACACGGAAGATTGTGATAGAGAAGAGAGACAAGGACGGGACGCTGGAATACGAAAGGGAGACTCTGTACGCGAAGATAGACACGCCATATTACCAGAGGTTCCCCATAGACTTCTTTTCCGAGGTAATAGTGCCGATGAAAATAGAGGACGACCATTTCCTGAGCATTAAATTGAGGAAAAAGAAGTTTGTGCCGTTGGTTGAGGTTAAAGAAAGACTGGAAAGGGAGGCCGCTGAGCTTCGGGTCAAGGCCTTTTCTACCGAGATTCCGTAA
- a CDS encoding response regulator — MELHDRPIEILLVEDNPGDVRLTQEAFKEGRVRNNLSVVMDGVEAMAYLRREGKYAGAIRPDIILLDLNLPKKDGREVLAEVKADKDLKRIPVVILTTSKAEEDVLKTYNLGANCYITKPVDLDQFMGIVKTVEDFWLTIVKLPPR; from the coding sequence ATGGAACTTCACGACAGACCTATCGAGATACTACTGGTGGAGGACAATCCCGGTGACGTGCGCCTGACGCAGGAGGCCTTCAAGGAGGGCAGGGTCCGCAACAACCTTAGCGTGGTCATGGACGGTGTAGAGGCCATGGCCTACCTGCGCAGGGAGGGCAAATATGCCGGGGCGATCCGTCCGGACATTATCTTACTGGACTTGAACCTGCCGAAGAAGGACGGACGCGAGGTGCTGGCAGAGGTCAAGGCCGACAAAGACCTGAAGCGCATCCCCGTAGTGATACTGACCACCTCAAAGGCCGAAGAGGACGTCCTGAAGACCTATAACCTGGGCGCCAACTGCTACATAACAAAGCCCGTTGACCTGGACCAGTTCATGGGGATAGTAAAGACTGTCGAGGATTTTTGGCTCACTATAGTGAAACTGCCACCGAGATGA
- a CDS encoding nucleotide sugar dehydrogenase, whose product MDLVERIKSKDAKVGVIGLGYVGLPLAFEFCKAGFNVTGLDTDKEKVESLAQGKSYITYIGASQIKRASSLFSATSDFSRLSDMDCIIVCVPTPLDEHLRPNLSYVLSATKAIARCLRKEQLIVLESTTYPGTTDEQMRPILEKTGLKAGEDFYLAFSPERIDPDNKDFSLADIPKVVGGYTGKCLAAAQTLYDSIVVRTVPVSSTRVAEATKLLENIYRAVNIAHINEMKVILDKMGIDVWEVIEAAKTKPFGFQPFYPGPGLGGHCIPIDPFYLTWKAKEYDCTTHFIELAAEVIANMSNHVVEKVAWVLNRAGKPVNGSRILVLGVAYKKDVDDQSRSPALKIIQLLKEHGAEVSYNDPYVPVCRGHHHYPDIDMKSAELTEETLRKADLVLLITDHTPYDYGFIERHAQRIVDTRNVFARNGIKSDKVHKA is encoded by the coding sequence ATGGACCTTGTAGAAAGAATCAAATCAAAAGACGCGAAGGTCGGCGTTATCGGTCTCGGTTATGTCGGGCTGCCGCTTGCCTTTGAGTTCTGCAAGGCAGGCTTTAACGTAACGGGCCTTGATACAGATAAAGAAAAGGTAGAGTCGCTCGCGCAGGGCAAGAGCTATATTACATATATAGGCGCGTCACAAATCAAACGGGCCTCGTCGCTGTTTTCGGCGACGTCCGATTTCTCAAGACTTTCGGACATGGACTGTATTATTGTCTGTGTGCCAACGCCTCTCGACGAGCATCTCAGACCCAACCTCTCATACGTCCTCAGCGCAACAAAGGCCATCGCCAGGTGCCTTCGTAAGGAACAACTGATAGTCCTGGAATCCACCACGTATCCGGGCACCACCGACGAGCAGATGAGACCAATACTTGAGAAGACGGGGTTAAAGGCCGGTGAGGATTTCTACCTGGCATTTTCGCCTGAAAGGATAGACCCCGACAACAAGGACTTCTCTTTGGCGGACATCCCGAAGGTGGTAGGAGGGTATACAGGTAAATGCCTTGCCGCCGCGCAGACCCTGTATGATTCGATTGTCGTCAGGACGGTGCCGGTGTCATCGACGAGGGTCGCTGAGGCGACGAAACTCCTGGAGAACATCTACAGGGCGGTGAACATCGCCCATATAAACGAGATGAAGGTAATATTGGACAAGATGGGGATAGACGTCTGGGAGGTCATTGAGGCTGCAAAAACCAAGCCGTTCGGCTTTCAGCCGTTCTATCCGGGGCCGGGCCTTGGCGGACACTGCATCCCCATAGACCCGTTCTACCTGACGTGGAAGGCTAAGGAGTATGACTGCACCACTCACTTCATAGAGCTTGCGGCCGAGGTAATCGCTAACATGTCAAACCACGTTGTGGAAAAAGTGGCATGGGTATTGAACAGGGCCGGAAAGCCGGTTAACGGTTCCAGGATTCTCGTGCTGGGAGTCGCGTATAAAAAAGACGTTGACGACCAGAGCAGGTCGCCCGCACTCAAGATTATACAACTCTTAAAGGAACACGGCGCGGAGGTCAGCTACAACGACCCGTACGTCCCCGTATGCAGAGGGCACCACCATTATCCCGATATCGACATGAAATCCGCAGAACTCACGGAGGAAACGCTGAGAAAAGCGGACCTTGTACTCTTGATAACGGACCATACGCCCTATGACTACGGCTTCATAGAAAGACATGCACAACGGATTGTGGATACAAGGAACGTTTTCGCGAGGAACGGAATCAAGAGCGACAAGGTGCACAAGGCCTGA
- a CDS encoding PAS domain S-box protein codes for MAKERESGISRLKRAEVALQESEGRLHAVLDNVVDGIITINEKRIVQSFNSAAEKIFGYSPGEVIGRNVNMLMPEPYHSQHDQYIGNYLRTGKAKIIGIGREVVGRRKDGSTFPLDLAVSEVRLGGERLFTGIIRDITQRRRAENELIESRERIRAIVDNVVDGIITINEKRIVQSFNSAAEKIFGYSPGEVIGRNVNMLMPEPYHSQHDQYIGNYLRTGKAKIIGIGREVVGRRKDGSTFPLDLAVSEVRLGGERLFTGIIRDITMRKEAEENLKRTMEELARSNAELQQFAYVASHDLQEPLRMVSSYMQLLERRYKDKLDKDAGEFINYAVDGAVRMERLILALLEYSRVGTRGKAPEPTDSSETFDLTVTNLKAAIEESGAEVTHGELPTVMADPIQLGQLFQNLIGNALKFRGDKPPKVHVSAEVKGGMCQFSVQDNGIGIEPQYAERIFVIFQQLHSREEYSGTGIGLSVCKKIVERYGGRIWVESKPGKGSIFYFTLPTVKG; via the coding sequence ATGGCCAAAGAGCGTGAGAGCGGAATCTCCAGACTCAAGCGGGCGGAGGTGGCGCTGCAGGAAAGCGAAGGGCGCCTGCATGCGGTCCTCGATAACGTAGTAGACGGCATTATCACCATCAATGAAAAGCGCATCGTCCAGTCGTTTAATTCAGCGGCGGAAAAGATATTCGGCTACTCACCCGGCGAGGTCATCGGCAGGAACGTCAACATGCTGATGCCTGAGCCATACCACAGCCAACACGACCAGTACATAGGCAACTACCTGCGCACGGGGAAGGCCAAGATAATCGGCATCGGCCGTGAGGTGGTCGGGCGCCGTAAGGACGGCTCTACCTTTCCTCTGGACCTGGCGGTAAGCGAGGTGCGTCTGGGCGGGGAGCGGCTCTTCACCGGCATCATACGCGACATCACCCAGCGCAGGCGGGCAGAAAACGAACTGATAGAGAGCAGAGAGCGCATACGCGCAATAGTAGATAACGTAGTAGACGGCATTATCACCATCAACGAAAAGCGCATCGTCCAGTCGTTTAATTCAGCGGCGGAAAAGATATTCGGCTACTCACCCGGCGAGGTCATCGGCAGGAACGTCAACATGCTGATGCCTGAGCCATACCACAGCCAACACGACCAGTACATAGGCAACTACCTGCGCACGGGGAAGGCCAAGATAATCGGCATCGGCCGTGAGGTGGTCGGGCGCCGTAAGGACGGCTCTACCTTTCCTCTGGACCTGGCGGTAAGCGAGGTGCGTCTGGGCGGGGAGCGGCTCTTCACCGGCATCATACGCGACATCACAATGCGCAAGGAGGCGGAGGAAAACCTGAAGCGGACTATGGAAGAACTGGCACGCTCGAACGCCGAGCTGCAGCAATTCGCCTACGTCGCCTCGCACGACCTGCAGGAGCCGCTGCGCATGGTGTCGAGCTACATGCAGCTGCTTGAACGGCGTTATAAAGACAAGCTGGACAAGGACGCCGGAGAGTTCATCAACTATGCAGTAGACGGCGCGGTCCGGATGGAGAGGCTTATTCTGGCGCTGCTGGAGTACTCGCGCGTGGGCACACGGGGCAAGGCGCCAGAGCCAACAGACAGCTCAGAAACATTCGACCTTACAGTCACCAATCTGAAGGCCGCCATTGAGGAGAGCGGCGCGGAGGTGACCCACGGCGAGCTGCCGACCGTGATGGCCGACCCCATACAACTCGGCCAGCTGTTCCAGAACCTTATAGGCAACGCCCTGAAATTCCGCGGCGACAAGCCGCCGAAAGTCCACGTATCCGCAGAGGTTAAGGGTGGAATGTGCCAATTTTCGGTACAGGATAACGGCATCGGCATAGAGCCGCAGTACGCCGAGCGCATCTTCGTCATCTTCCAGCAACTTCACAGCAGGGAGGAGTATTCCGGCACCGGTATCGGCCTGTCCGTGTGCAAGAAGATAGTCGAGCGGTACGGCGGGCGGATATGGGTGGAGTCGAAGCCGGGAAAGGGCTCAATTTTCTATTTTACACTTCCAACAGTTAAGGGATAA
- a CDS encoding metallophosphoesterase → MKVGVIADTHDNVPMIRRAMEMFKAHDVECMIHAGDYVAPFALKELQKPGIKIIGVFGNNDGEKQGLKKLCGEVHEAPFMFELDGRNILVTHHLERVRDKLKEKADVVISGHTHEPEINGGRPLFINPGECGGWLYGRPSAAILDLETLEAHVVFLEQ, encoded by the coding sequence ATGAAGGTAGGAGTAATAGCGGACACCCACGATAACGTGCCGATGATACGGCGGGCCATGGAGATGTTTAAGGCGCATGACGTGGAATGCATGATACACGCCGGTGACTACGTGGCGCCCTTCGCCCTGAAGGAACTGCAGAAACCGGGGATAAAAATAATCGGTGTGTTCGGCAACAATGACGGCGAAAAGCAGGGTCTTAAAAAACTTTGCGGCGAGGTGCACGAGGCGCCGTTCATGTTCGAACTTGACGGCCGGAACATCCTTGTGACACACCATCTGGAACGGGTGCGGGATAAACTGAAAGAAAAGGCCGACGTGGTCATATCCGGCCATACGCACGAGCCTGAGATAAACGGCGGCAGGCCGCTGTTTATAAACCCGGGGGAGTGCGGCGGGTGGCTTTACGGCAGGCCGTCTGCCGCCATTCTCGACCTGGAGACACTTGAGGCGCATGTTGTCTTTCTTGAACAATAA
- a CDS encoding cupin domain-containing protein has protein sequence MDIIDISGHKGGFFKILQQTEKTQSAVMTFEVGQDSGGEDSHPGDQIIYVVEGRAFVRAGKEEAVAGPGMLLTIPAGVSHYVRNEGDVPLFILTVYAPPSF, from the coding sequence ATGGACATAATAGACATATCCGGGCACAAGGGAGGTTTTTTCAAGATCCTTCAGCAGACGGAGAAGACCCAGTCGGCGGTGATGACTTTCGAGGTGGGACAGGACTCCGGAGGGGAAGACTCACACCCCGGCGACCAGATTATTTACGTCGTGGAAGGCAGGGCGTTCGTGCGCGCGGGAAAGGAGGAGGCTGTGGCCGGACCGGGGATGCTGCTCACCATCCCGGCGGGCGTTAGCCACTACGTGAGGAATGAGGGAGACGTGCCGCTGTTCATCCTAACCGTGTATGCCCCGCCATCCTTTTGA
- a CDS encoding DUF799 family lipoprotein, whose protein sequence is MKGFVLFLSLFLVAGCAMQSHDLVWKSDDPFYRSEQENGTFGKKTALDRAAQLDPATGKVQYSQSFLDDPPRKIAILPFENLEGGNFRLNWIPVTARDEQEEDDWSWTYANRLRKFFFAYMSLREFELLSLMETDTILKELEINNSEQLYNTDARDLAKVLGVDAVIYGKMTKYSAKYLFLYTQVAVGLSVKCVSGKDGQDLFIASEVRRDNKFRMAFSPIDMIATSLQNTFNVRKLHLARAADEACRELVANIPIVEKLVKEKESYWKNYVASNTDIQAIKEKIAIANSGGAVLVAEGANEEPSVADEDSGAITAIKPGEDTPEEVIEGVQLAHANGAGRATESPRELDTLLRDSVLDKALESGDTGTTAVGDTTGGDNFTYLASTPGLTADDGLEEVMEIARVDVVYNTVEGDTLEIDASDIVYSNTGVVADSPVDEADSLGDDGLFEMKEMLEDEVIEKSLSDFIYSSKNDPIPPNSAS, encoded by the coding sequence ATGAAGGGCTTTGTACTCTTTTTGTCGTTATTCTTAGTTGCCGGTTGTGCCATGCAGAGTCACGACCTGGTCTGGAAGAGTGACGACCCGTTTTACCGGTCAGAGCAGGAAAACGGAACCTTCGGGAAAAAGACCGCACTGGACAGGGCCGCCCAACTTGACCCCGCCACAGGCAAAGTGCAGTACTCCCAGTCATTTCTCGACGACCCACCCAGAAAGATTGCCATCCTGCCGTTTGAGAACCTGGAGGGAGGCAATTTCAGGCTCAACTGGATACCCGTTACGGCCCGTGACGAACAGGAAGAGGATGACTGGAGCTGGACCTACGCCAACAGGCTGAGAAAGTTCTTCTTTGCCTACATGTCGCTCAGGGAATTTGAGCTTCTTAGCTTGATGGAGACGGACACCATCCTGAAGGAATTAGAGATAAACAACTCCGAACAACTTTATAACACGGACGCGCGCGACCTTGCCAAGGTGCTCGGAGTGGATGCCGTGATATATGGAAAAATGACTAAGTACAGCGCCAAGTATTTATTCCTTTACACTCAGGTGGCCGTAGGGCTCTCGGTGAAGTGCGTATCAGGTAAGGACGGCCAGGATCTTTTTATCGCGAGCGAGGTAAGACGCGACAACAAGTTCCGCATGGCGTTCAGCCCGATAGACATGATTGCCACCTCTCTGCAAAACACTTTTAACGTCCGGAAACTTCATTTGGCCAGGGCCGCAGACGAGGCCTGCCGGGAGCTGGTCGCGAATATTCCCATTGTCGAGAAGCTGGTGAAGGAGAAAGAATCGTATTGGAAGAACTACGTCGCCTCTAACACTGACATACAGGCCATCAAGGAGAAAATAGCGATTGCCAACAGCGGCGGGGCAGTCCTTGTGGCCGAGGGCGCTAACGAGGAACCCAGCGTGGCAGATGAGGATAGCGGCGCCATCACTGCCATCAAGCCGGGTGAAGATACCCCTGAAGAAGTAATAGAGGGGGTGCAGCTTGCCCATGCCAATGGTGCAGGGCGGGCCACCGAGTCGCCTCGGGAACTGGACACTCTGCTGAGGGACAGCGTGCTGGACAAGGCCCTGGAATCGGGAGATACCGGGACGACTGCGGTTGGCGACACAACGGGCGGCGATAATTTTACCTATTTAGCTTCCACTCCCGGACTGACCGCGGATGACGGCCTGGAGGAGGTGATGGAGATTGCACGCGTCGACGTCGTTTATAATACCGTAGAAGGCGATACGCTAGAGATTGACGCGTCCGACATCGTCTACAGCAACACGGGTGTAGTGGCCGATAGCCCGGTGGACGAGGCCGACAGTCTAGGTGATGACGGTCTCTTTGAGATGAAGGAAATGCTGGAAGATGAAGTAATAGAAAAGAGTTTATCCGATTTTATCTACAGCAGTAAGAATGACCCCATTCCCCCCAACAGCGCCTCATAA
- a CDS encoding peroxiredoxin translates to MGPVFLALLGGPVAYFLLLKIPWVRNTAWPNVFILLIAVSWALIQLRQEHSTGTSVALAVTLVIAAGFLYVRFGLASLPEAHVNVAVGNEAPGFKLPDSEDREFVLSDLRGKENVVLVFYRGVWUMTCNAELQGLGARIPDVKGLEARLVAVSTDSVESLRVFKDEKLGFDVTLLSDPKCQVIAQYGLVHPKGHEGGDIARPATIVIDKEGKIRWMRVAPNFMVRPAPEEVIGALEKL, encoded by the coding sequence ATGGGTCCCGTCTTTCTCGCCCTGTTGGGCGGGCCGGTGGCCTATTTTCTACTACTCAAAATCCCCTGGGTAAGGAACACTGCCTGGCCCAACGTCTTTATCCTCCTGATAGCGGTGTCCTGGGCGTTAATACAATTAAGACAGGAACATTCAACCGGCACCTCTGTGGCGCTGGCGGTCACGCTGGTAATAGCCGCGGGGTTTCTATACGTGCGTTTCGGCCTCGCGTCGCTGCCCGAGGCGCATGTCAATGTCGCGGTCGGGAACGAGGCCCCTGGCTTCAAGCTGCCCGACTCTGAAGACAGGGAGTTTGTCCTCTCAGACCTCCGCGGAAAGGAAAACGTTGTACTGGTATTCTACCGCGGGGTGTGGTGAATGACGTGCAACGCGGAGCTCCAAGGTCTTGGGGCAAGGATACCGGACGTTAAGGGGTTGGAGGCGAGGCTGGTGGCGGTCAGCACGGATAGTGTGGAATCACTCAGGGTCTTTAAGGATGAAAAACTTGGTTTTGACGTAACGCTGCTCTCCGATCCAAAGTGCCAGGTCATCGCGCAGTACGGTCTTGTGCACCCGAAGGGGCACGAAGGCGGGGACATCGCGAGGCCGGCGACGATTGTTATAGACAAAGAGGGCAAAATCCGCTGGATGCGGGTTGCGCCGAATTTTATGGTCCGCCCGGCGCCCGAAGAGGTAATCGGGGCGCTGGAGAAATTATAG